One stretch of Variovorax sp. 54 DNA includes these proteins:
- a CDS encoding DUF3300 domain-containing protein, which yields MTPSPRLPLLQRRLMASLCVTALFIAGCDKPAPPPPAAEAPTTQAPAPAPVAAPVPAAYAPPSAEQLYQLVAPIALYPDKLVAQVLAGATYPEQVTAAHDWLQQNRTLKAGPLADAANQQPWDPSVKSLTAFRPVIDQMAGNIAWTTSLGKAYYNDPADVMNAIQVMRQRASKAGRLKNNDKLRIARAATPPNYAPAPDMQPMYAGPTLIEPPEELITIEPVQPDVVYVPRYDPQVVYDAPMPVYPGYAYAPPPVVVEPGYSPGQVAAVGALAFGSGVIVGSALERHGWGWNAWNMNWGTPRWRDRAAPPPPAYRPAVVYNNSTYVSRSTTVVNNNVRNVYNNNYGGDRNGPPPGAVAWQAAQQQQLQQQQLQQQARAQQQQALMQQQVTQNQLREQQQAQQAQQEQARRQQQAQQEQAVRQRQDLQEQARRQQMQQQAAQNQQRQQQQAQQEQARRQQQTQQEQALRQRQDQQEQARRQQMRQQQAAQNQQLQQQAQQEQARRQQQAQQEQAVRQRQDPQDQARRQQMQQQQAAQDQQRQQQQAQQEQARRQQQAQQQEQASRQQRQDQQEQGRRQQMQQQQAQQEQLRRQQEQQQAQAAQQQQRQAQQQQAQQAQQQEQARRQQQQQQQAQAQAVQQQRQAQQEQARQMQMQQQQAAQAQQRQQQQEQMHRQQVQQQQQMQQQQAAQNQARQQQQQQQQQQQQQQQQEQMRRQQAQQQQQAQAQAQAQAQAAAHRRRPGDPPAQ from the coding sequence ATGACACCCTCTCCCCGCCTCCCCCTGCTTCAGCGGCGCCTCATGGCCTCGCTGTGCGTCACAGCGTTGTTCATTGCAGGCTGCGACAAGCCTGCGCCACCGCCTCCAGCCGCTGAGGCACCGACCACCCAGGCACCCGCCCCCGCGCCCGTCGCCGCCCCGGTGCCGGCCGCCTACGCGCCGCCCTCGGCCGAGCAGCTCTACCAGCTGGTCGCGCCCATCGCGCTGTACCCCGACAAACTCGTCGCGCAGGTCCTGGCCGGTGCCACCTACCCCGAGCAGGTCACCGCGGCCCACGACTGGCTGCAACAGAACCGCACGCTCAAGGCCGGCCCGCTCGCCGATGCGGCCAACCAGCAGCCGTGGGACCCGAGCGTGAAGTCGCTCACCGCGTTCCGGCCCGTGATCGACCAGATGGCCGGCAACATCGCGTGGACCACATCGCTGGGCAAGGCCTACTACAACGACCCGGCCGACGTGATGAACGCGATCCAGGTGATGCGCCAGCGCGCGTCGAAGGCCGGTCGGCTCAAGAACAACGACAAGCTGCGCATCGCGCGCGCCGCCACGCCGCCCAACTACGCGCCCGCGCCCGACATGCAGCCGATGTACGCGGGCCCCACGCTGATCGAGCCGCCCGAGGAGCTGATCACCATCGAGCCCGTGCAGCCCGACGTGGTGTACGTGCCGCGCTACGACCCGCAGGTGGTGTACGACGCGCCCATGCCCGTCTACCCCGGCTATGCCTATGCACCGCCGCCGGTGGTGGTCGAGCCCGGCTACAGCCCCGGCCAGGTGGCCGCCGTGGGCGCCCTGGCTTTCGGCAGCGGCGTGATCGTCGGCTCGGCGTTGGAGCGCCACGGCTGGGGCTGGAACGCCTGGAACATGAACTGGGGCACGCCGCGCTGGCGCGACCGCGCGGCACCGCCGCCCCCGGCCTACCGGCCTGCGGTCGTCTACAACAACAGCACGTACGTCTCGCGCTCGACCACCGTCGTCAACAACAACGTGCGCAACGTCTACAACAACAACTACGGCGGCGATCGCAACGGCCCGCCGCCCGGAGCCGTGGCATGGCAGGCGGCGCAGCAACAACAGCTGCAACAACAGCAGTTGCAGCAACAGGCACGCGCCCAGCAGCAACAGGCGCTGATGCAGCAGCAGGTGACCCAGAACCAGTTGCGCGAGCAACAGCAGGCGCAACAGGCCCAGCAGGAACAGGCAAGGCGCCAGCAGCAAGCGCAGCAGGAACAAGCCGTGCGCCAGCGCCAGGACCTGCAAGAGCAGGCTCGGCGCCAGCAGATGCAGCAGCAGGCGGCCCAGAACCAGCAGCGCCAACAGCAGCAGGCCCAGCAGGAACAGGCGCGCCGCCAGCAGCAGACGCAACAGGAACAAGCACTGCGACAGCGCCAGGATCAGCAGGAACAAGCCCGTCGACAGCAGATGCGGCAACAACAGGCCGCGCAGAACCAGCAGCTCCAACAACAGGCCCAGCAGGAGCAGGCTCGGCGTCAGCAGCAAGCGCAACAGGAGCAGGCAGTGCGCCAACGCCAGGACCCGCAGGACCAGGCCCGTCGCCAGCAGATGCAGCAACAGCAAGCGGCTCAGGACCAGCAGCGCCAACAGCAACAGGCCCAGCAAGAACAGGCGCGTCGCCAGCAGCAGGCGCAGCAACAAGAGCAAGCGTCGCGCCAACAACGCCAGGACCAGCAGGAACAAGGCCGCCGCCAACAGATGCAGCAGCAACAAGCGCAGCAGGAGCAGCTAAGGCGTCAGCAGGAGCAACAGCAGGCCCAGGCCGCCCAGCAGCAGCAACGGCAGGCGCAGCAACAACAAGCCCAGCAGGCTCAACAACAGGAGCAGGCGCGTCGTCAGCAGCAGCAGCAACAACAGGCACAGGCGCAAGCCGTGCAACAACAACGTCAGGCCCAGCAGGAACAGGCGCGCCAGATGCAGATGCAACAGCAGCAAGCCGCCCAGGCCCAACAACGCCAGCAGCAGCAAGAGCAGATGCACCGTCAACAGGTGCAGCAACAGCAGCAGATGCAACAACAGCAGGCGGCACAGAACCAGGCGCGCCAGCAACAGCAACAGCAACAGCAACAGCAACAGCAACAGCAACAACAGGAACAGATGCGGCGCCAGCAGGCGCAGCAGCAACAACAGGCCCAGGCCCAGGCTCAAGCGCAAGCTCAGGCTGCCGCCCATCGCCGCCGCCCGGGCGATCCTCCAGCGCAGTGA
- a CDS encoding DUF3299 domain-containing protein, whose product MTKTPTPRVLTALSMLLAGAGLAAAAWAADPAPKDTTATNPLGGKPAAAAPQAASGQPRQISWEELVPKDWDPAKAFKGLDLSTLDDGDPRANELLMKMQEVSNNAPTNPALNGVEVKIPGFIVPLEEAKGEVTEFLLVPYFGACIHTPPPPANQILHVIPQKGAKFRAMDTVWVTGKLQTLRNDSMMGVSGYQVKASSVTKYSGGAK is encoded by the coding sequence ATGACGAAGACCCCTACTCCCCGCGTGCTCACCGCCCTGTCGATGCTGCTGGCCGGCGCCGGCCTCGCAGCCGCCGCCTGGGCCGCCGACCCGGCCCCGAAGGACACCACCGCGACCAACCCGCTGGGCGGCAAGCCGGCCGCCGCCGCGCCGCAGGCCGCATCAGGCCAGCCGCGCCAGATCAGCTGGGAAGAGCTGGTGCCCAAGGACTGGGACCCGGCCAAGGCCTTCAAGGGCCTCGACCTGAGCACGCTCGACGACGGCGACCCGCGCGCCAACGAGCTGCTCATGAAGATGCAGGAGGTGTCGAACAACGCACCCACCAACCCCGCACTCAACGGCGTGGAGGTGAAGATCCCCGGCTTCATCGTGCCGCTCGAAGAGGCCAAGGGCGAGGTCACCGAGTTTTTGCTCGTGCCCTACTTCGGCGCCTGCATCCACACGCCGCCGCCGCCGGCCAACCAGATCCTGCACGTCATTCCGCAAAAGGGCGCCAAGTTCCGCGCCATGGACACCGTGTGGGTCACCGGCAAGCTGCAGACGCTGCGCAACGACTCGATGATGGGCGTGAGCGGGTACCAGGTGAAGGCGAGCAGCGTCACCAAGTATTCGGGCGGCGCCAAGTAG
- a CDS encoding ABC transporter permease: MKALFSIAWRSAWNRRFTLALTVFSIALSTFLLLGVERIRTELRENFASSVSGTDLIVGARTGSTQLLLYSVFRIGAATNNISWKSVQALQAHPGVDWVVPLSLGDSHRGFSVLATTPDYFSHFRYGDRQTLKLREGKPFDALFDAVVGAEVADKLGYHVGQKITLAHGSGELNVAEHADKPFTVVGVLARTGTPVDRTVHIGLAAMEAIHLEWVGGAPMPGVKIPAEQVRKFDLTPKNVTAALVGLKNRAAVFGVQRWISTYTGEPLMAILPGVALDELWSVIGIGENALLLMSALVALVSLAGLVSVVMAGLNERRRELAVLRAVGAGLRHVLALLALEGALVTVLGVLLGVTMAVLGIALLSPWLQAQFGLTLSLSEPTLNEWLLTASLLVAGWLASLLPGIRAYRLSLADGLSPRI; encoded by the coding sequence ATGAAGGCACTCTTCTCGATCGCATGGCGCAGCGCCTGGAACCGCCGCTTCACGCTCGCGCTCACCGTCTTCTCCATCGCGCTGTCGACCTTCCTGCTGCTCGGTGTCGAGCGCATCCGCACCGAGCTGCGCGAGAACTTCGCGTCGTCGGTCTCGGGCACCGACCTCATCGTCGGCGCGCGCACCGGCTCCACGCAGCTGCTGCTGTACTCGGTGTTCCGCATCGGCGCGGCCACCAACAACATCTCGTGGAAGAGTGTGCAGGCGCTGCAGGCGCACCCCGGTGTCGACTGGGTGGTGCCGTTGTCGCTCGGCGATTCGCACCGCGGCTTCTCGGTGCTCGCAACCACGCCCGACTACTTCTCGCACTTCCGCTACGGCGACCGGCAGACGTTGAAGCTGCGCGAAGGCAAGCCCTTCGACGCGCTGTTCGATGCCGTGGTCGGTGCCGAGGTTGCCGACAAGCTCGGCTACCACGTGGGCCAGAAGATCACGCTCGCACACGGCAGCGGCGAGCTCAACGTGGCCGAGCATGCCGACAAGCCCTTCACCGTGGTGGGCGTGCTCGCGCGCACCGGCACACCGGTCGACCGCACGGTGCACATCGGCCTTGCGGCGATGGAAGCCATTCACCTCGAATGGGTGGGTGGCGCGCCGATGCCGGGCGTGAAGATCCCGGCCGAGCAGGTGCGTAAGTTCGACCTCACACCGAAGAACGTGACGGCCGCGCTCGTGGGCCTGAAGAACCGCGCCGCCGTGTTCGGCGTGCAGCGCTGGATTTCCACCTACACCGGCGAACCGCTGATGGCCATCCTGCCCGGCGTGGCACTCGACGAGCTGTGGAGCGTGATCGGCATCGGCGAGAACGCGCTGCTGCTGATGTCGGCACTGGTCGCGCTCGTAAGCCTCGCGGGCCTCGTGTCGGTGGTGATGGCGGGCCTGAACGAACGCCGCCGCGAGCTCGCCGTGCTGCGCGCCGTGGGCGCGGGCCTGCGCCATGTGCTGGCGCTGCTCGCGCTCGAAGGCGCGCTGGTCACCGTGCTCGGCGTGCTGCTGGGCGTGACCATGGCCGTGCTCGGCATCGCCCTGCTCTCGCCATGGCTGCAGGCTCAGTTCGGGCTGACACTGAGCCTGTCCGAACCTACACTGAACGAATGGCTGCTGACGGCGAGCCTGCTGGTCGCGGGCTGGCTCGCGAGCCTGCTGCCCGGCATCCGGGCCTACCGCCTGTCGCTGGCCGACGGCCTTTCTCCGAGAATCTGA
- a CDS encoding ABC transporter ATP-binding protein: MSTAPQAETTPLRVVLAAEALRFTWPGVKTPCIDIEALRITAGESVFLHGPSGCGKSTLLSLLAGVLVADEGRVTLLGHDWSKLSGTQRDRSRVAHVGYIFQQFNLLPYLSVLDNVLLPCRFSARREAQAARHAGSNGSSRDEAEHLLDQMGLDRTLWKRQALQLSVGQQQRVAAARALIGQPEVVIADEPTSALDEDRREAFLDVLLTACAVNHSALVFVSHDQRIAPRFARHVLLPEINRAASSAMAVDA, from the coding sequence GTGAGCACCGCCCCGCAGGCCGAGACCACGCCCTTGCGCGTCGTGCTCGCCGCCGAAGCCCTGCGCTTCACCTGGCCCGGCGTGAAGACACCGTGCATCGATATCGAGGCCCTGCGCATCACGGCGGGTGAATCCGTGTTCCTGCACGGCCCGAGCGGCTGCGGCAAGAGCACGCTGCTGTCGCTGCTGGCCGGCGTGCTGGTGGCCGACGAAGGCCGCGTCACGCTGCTGGGCCACGACTGGTCGAAGCTCTCGGGCACGCAACGCGACCGCAGCCGCGTGGCGCACGTGGGCTACATCTTTCAGCAGTTCAACCTGCTGCCGTACCTGAGCGTGCTCGACAACGTGCTGCTGCCCTGCCGCTTCTCGGCGCGGCGCGAAGCGCAGGCTGCACGACACGCCGGTTCGAACGGCAGCTCGCGCGACGAAGCCGAGCACCTGCTCGACCAGATGGGCCTCGACCGCACGCTGTGGAAGCGCCAGGCGCTGCAGCTCTCCGTGGGCCAGCAGCAGCGCGTGGCCGCGGCGCGTGCGCTCATCGGCCAGCCCGAAGTCGTCATTGCCGACGAGCCCACCTCCGCGCTCGATGAAGACCGGCGCGAAGCCTTTCTCGACGTGCTGCTCACGGCCTGCGCCGTGAACCACAGCGCGCTCGTGTTCGTGAGCCACGACCAGCGCATTGCGCCACGCTTCGCGCGGCACGTGCTGCTGCCGGAGATCAACCGTGCGGCGAGCAGCGCGATGGCGGTGGACGCATGA
- a CDS encoding DUF2796 domain-containing protein, which yields MSSGFALTAAALFAATILPAQAQQQHAHVHGQLKLDVAIDGPTIVIAMESPLDNIVGFERAPKTDAEKKTVEAAIAQLRAADKLFTIDPAANCKLGPVDLRSGALGLGNPDPAESSGHADLDASFSFNCTQAAAAKFVDVNLFSAFKGARQIDVQIASAQGQFKRQLKRPSGAQAAQPSRLTLGK from the coding sequence ATGTCCTCCGGCTTCGCACTGACCGCCGCCGCGCTGTTCGCGGCCACCATCCTTCCCGCACAGGCCCAGCAACAGCACGCGCATGTGCATGGCCAGCTCAAGCTCGACGTGGCGATCGACGGGCCCACCATCGTGATCGCCATGGAATCGCCGCTGGACAACATCGTCGGTTTCGAACGCGCGCCCAAGACCGACGCCGAGAAGAAGACCGTCGAAGCCGCCATCGCCCAGTTGCGCGCGGCCGACAAGCTCTTCACCATCGACCCCGCCGCCAACTGCAAGCTCGGCCCCGTCGACCTGCGCTCCGGCGCGCTCGGCCTGGGCAACCCCGACCCCGCCGAATCGAGCGGGCACGCGGACCTCGACGCCTCGTTCTCGTTCAACTGCACCCAGGCCGCCGCCGCGAAGTTCGTCGACGTGAACCTGTTCTCGGCCTTCAAGGGCGCACGCCAGATCGACGTGCAGATCGCCTCCGCGCAAGGCCAGTTCAAGCGCCAGCTGAAGCGCCCGAGCGGCGCGCAGGCCGCGCAGCCTTCCCGCCTGACGCTGGGCAAGTGA
- a CDS encoding sulfurtransferase has product MYTTLISAEQLRQLREGDSPLMVFDCSFDLMKPDAGAQLYAAAHIPGAQYANLDTDLSAKHGLPGAHGDVVVAQDDGVPASGGRHPLPSREKFATWLSSVGFSNEMQAVVYDRNGANYCGRLWWMLKWMGHDAVAVLDGGLQAWQAAGGEVTDREEPARFQSNFVQGEPLAKLVTTDTVVRRLGQPDQQLIDARAGARYRGEVEPLDPIAGHIPGALNRPFADNIGPDGKFKPAAQLRAEFEALLAGRDAATVVHQCGSGVSAVPNLLAMQIAGFGTTALYAGSWSEWSNTPGLPTRQGAAP; this is encoded by the coding sequence ATGTACACCACCCTCATCTCCGCCGAGCAACTGAGGCAGCTGCGCGAGGGCGACTCGCCCCTCATGGTGTTCGACTGCAGCTTCGACCTCATGAAGCCCGACGCCGGCGCGCAGCTGTATGCCGCCGCGCACATCCCGGGCGCGCAGTACGCCAACCTCGACACCGACCTCAGCGCCAAACATGGCCTGCCCGGCGCGCACGGCGACGTGGTGGTCGCACAGGACGACGGCGTGCCCGCCTCGGGCGGACGCCACCCGCTGCCCAGCCGCGAGAAGTTCGCGACCTGGCTGTCGTCAGTGGGTTTTTCCAACGAGATGCAGGCCGTGGTGTACGACCGCAACGGCGCCAACTACTGCGGGCGCCTGTGGTGGATGCTCAAGTGGATGGGCCACGACGCCGTGGCCGTGCTCGACGGCGGCCTGCAGGCCTGGCAGGCCGCGGGCGGCGAAGTGACCGACCGCGAGGAGCCCGCGCGCTTCCAGTCGAATTTCGTACAGGGCGAGCCGCTGGCCAAGCTCGTGACCACCGACACCGTCGTGCGTCGGCTCGGCCAACCTGACCAGCAGCTGATCGACGCACGGGCCGGTGCACGTTACCGCGGCGAGGTGGAACCTCTGGACCCGATCGCGGGTCACATCCCCGGGGCCCTGAACCGGCCCTTCGCCGACAACATCGGTCCCGACGGCAAGTTCAAGCCCGCCGCGCAACTGCGCGCCGAGTTCGAAGCGCTGCTCGCGGGGCGCGATGCGGCGACCGTCGTCCACCAGTGCGGCAGCGGCGTGAGCGCCGTGCCCAACCTGCTCGCGATGCAGATCGCGGGGTTCGGGACGACCGCGCTCTATGCCGGCAGCTGGAGCGAATGGAGCAACACGCCGGGGCTGCCGACCCGGCAAGGCGCAGCACCATGA
- a CDS encoding DMT family transporter → MQALWMVLGAFLFATMSVVVKIASEWFNSGEMVLGRGLIGIVFLWLLARNRGTSLATKYPGMHAWRSTIGVVSLGAWFYAIAHMPLATAVTLNYMSSVWVAAFLVGGALLAWVPVPGRDGRIERPPLQGPLVMTVLAGFAGVVLMLRPTVGGGDGFAGMLGLLSGVTAAFAYMQVVALSRIGEPELRTVFYFAVGSAVAGAFATAATGFSGGSSWTWQHALWLLPIGLLAALGQLCMTRAYATAKTQAGTLVVANLQYSGIVFAAFYSVVLFDDRIDATGWAGMALIIASGIAATVLRQRAVPKAPAEEH, encoded by the coding sequence ATGGTTCAACAGCGGTGAGATGGTCCTGGGGCGCGGCCTCATCGGCATCGTGTTCCTCTGGCTGCTGGCGCGCAACCGCGGCACCTCGCTCGCCACCAAGTACCCCGGCATGCATGCCTGGCGCAGCACCATCGGCGTGGTGTCGCTGGGCGCGTGGTTCTACGCCATCGCCCACATGCCGCTGGCCACCGCCGTCACGCTCAACTACATGAGCAGCGTGTGGGTCGCGGCCTTCCTGGTCGGCGGCGCGCTGCTGGCCTGGGTGCCGGTGCCCGGGCGCGACGGCCGCATCGAGCGCCCGCCGCTGCAGGGCCCGCTGGTGATGACCGTGCTCGCGGGCTTTGCCGGCGTGGTGCTCATGCTCAGGCCCACGGTCGGTGGTGGCGATGGCTTCGCGGGCATGCTGGGCCTGCTGTCGGGCGTCACGGCTGCCTTTGCCTACATGCAGGTGGTGGCGCTGTCGCGCATCGGCGAGCCCGAGCTGCGCACGGTCTTCTACTTTGCGGTCGGCTCCGCCGTGGCCGGCGCCTTCGCCACGGCCGCGACCGGGTTTTCGGGCGGCAGCTCGTGGACGTGGCAGCATGCGCTGTGGCTGCTGCCGATCGGCTTGCTGGCTGCGCTCGGACAGCTGTGCATGACCCGCGCCTACGCCACCGCAAAGACCCAGGCGGGCACACTGGTGGTCGCCAACCTGCAATATTCGGGCATCGTGTTCGCGGCCTTCTACAGCGTGGTGCTGTTCGACGACCGCATCGACGCCACCGGCTGGGCCGGCATGGCGCTGATCATCGCCAGCGGCATCGCAGCCACCGTGCTGCGGCAGCGGGCCGTGCCGAAGGCGCCGGCCGAGGAACACTGA